Proteins encoded together in one Oncorhynchus mykiss isolate Arlee chromosome 7, USDA_OmykA_1.1, whole genome shotgun sequence window:
- the LOC110527918 gene encoding extracellular sulfatase Sulf-2, with the protein MGGRGLLLLLLLGVVSPAQGSSFLSGQRHRIRLQRDRQARNNVRPNIILILTDDQDIELGSMQAMNKTRRIMEQGGTHFSNAFSTTPMCCPSRSSILTGKYVHNHHTFTNNENCSSPSWQAHHEPHTFAVHLNNSGYRTAFFGKYLNEYNGSYVPPGWREWVALVKNSRFYNYTLCRNGAREKHGSNYPKDYLTDIITNDSLNYFRSSKRMYPHRPVMMVLSHAAPHGPEDSAPQYSTAFPNASQHITPSYNYAPNPDKHWILRYTGPMKPVHMQFTNMLQRRRMQTLLSVDDCVDKVYNMLVETGELDNTYIVYTSDHGYHIGQYGLVKGKSMPYEFDIRVPFYIRGPNVEAGAINPHVVLNVDLAPTLLDMAGADVPSDMDGKSILKLLDTDKPVNRFQVNKKGKMWRDSFLVERGKLLHKKADGKEVAQEENFLPKYQRVKDLCQRAEYQSSCEQPGQKWQCLEDPSGKLRLYKCKGMASLYAPRMQALMASSGSQQWVGHVSNAGDSCDCGPLGLKITPLKRKRLLTKKKVKSTKSLTRNRWARSIPFELDGDLYAVDLEEGYRPVGLRNTSRPGERRRGAVLQEDDDEEFSGMGVTARPTTSNSLTPPAALKVTYRCSILMNDTVRCDGGLYKSLQAWKDHKLHIEHEIETLQTKIKNLREVKGHLKKVRPEECQCNTPNYLSKNKGMFRLDAGRIHSLNKMPSKQKKQWLMKEQKRRKKLRKLLKRLRNNDTCSMPGLTCFTHDNQHWQTAPFWTMGPFCACTSANNNTYWCLRTINDTHNFIFCEFATGFIEYFDLNTDPYQLINGVSTLDRTALNQMHQQLMELRSCKGHKQCNPETGGKDRNSLSEYRPVHRRKRPKVKKPSSKSLGQIWEGWVG; encoded by the exons ATGGGAGGACGgggcctccttctcctcctcctcctgggggTGGTCTCCCCGGCCCAGGGCTCGTCCTTCCTCTCCGGCCAGCGCCACCGGATACGTCTGCAGAGGGATCGCCAAGCCCGCAACAATGTCCGACCCAACATCATCCTCATCCTCACTGACGACCAGGACATCGAACTGG gctCAATGCAGGCCATGAATAAGACACGGCGTATCATGGAGCAGGGAGGCACCCATTTCTCTAACGCCTTCTCCACCACTCCCATGTGCTGCCCATCGCGCTCCTCTATTTTGACAGGGAAGTACGTTCACAACCACCACACCTTCACCAACAACGAGAACTGTTCCTCGCCGTCCTGGCAGGCCCACCATGAGCCTCACACCTTCGCTGTGCACCTTAACAACTCAGGCTACAGGACGG CCTTCTTTGGGAAGTACCTGAATGAGTACAACGGCTCGTATGTGCCCCCTGGCTGGAGGGAGTGGGTAGCGCTGGTGAAGAACTCTCGCTTCTACAACTACACTCTGTGCAGGAACGGTGCGCGGGAGAAGCATGGCAGCAACTATCCAAAG GACTATCTCACAGACATCATCACCAATGACAGCCTCAACTACTTCCGCTCCTCTAAGAGGATGTACCCCCACCGACCAGTGATGATGGTCCTGAGCCACGCTGCCCCACATGGGCCAGAGGACTCAGCACCGCAGTACAGCACTGCCTTCCCCAACGCCTCGCAGCACAT AACCCCGAGCTATAACTATGCTCCTAACCCAGACAAGCACTGGATCCTGCGCTACACAGGCCCCATGAAACCCGTCCACATGCAGTTCACCAACATGCTGCAGCGCCGGAGGATGCAGACCCTGCTGTCTGTGGACGACTGTGTGGACAAG GTGTACAACATGCTGGTGGAGACAGGTGAGTTGGACAACACCTACATTGTTTACACATCAGACCACGGCTACCACATTGGCCAGTACGGCCTGGTCAAGGGCAAGTCCATGCCCTACGAGTTTGACATCCGGGTGCCCTTCTACATACGAGGCCCCAATGTGGAGGCAGGAGCCAT TAACCCTCATGTGGTGCTGAACGTTGACCTGGCTCCCACACTGTTGGACATGGCCGGAGCCGATGTTCCCTCTGATATGGACGGCAAATCCATCCTCAAACTCCTGGACACAGACAAACCTGTCAACAG GTTCCAGGTGAACAAGAAGGGGAAGATGTGGAGGGACTCCTTCCTGGTAGAGCGAGG GAAACTGCTCCACAAGAAGGCTGATGGGAAGGAGGTGGCCCAGGAGGAGAATTTCCTCCCCAAGTACCAGCGGGTCAAAGACCTGTGTCAGAGGGCAGAGTACCAGAGCTCCTGTGAACAGCCAGGGCAG AAGTGGCAGTGTCTGGAGGACCCGTCTGGTAAGTTGAGGCTGTATAAGTGTAAGGGAATGGCCAGTCTCTATGCCCCACGTATGCAGGCTCTGATGGCCAGCAGCGGGTCCCAGCAATGGGTTGGACACGTCTCCAATGCTGGAGACAGCTGTGACTGTGGCCCCCTAGGCCTCAAAATTACACCCCTGAAGAGGAAGAGACTGCTTACCAAGAAAA AGGTAAAGTCCACTAAGAGTCTGACTAGGAACCGTTGGGCCCGGTCCATTCCCTTTGAGCTGGATGGAGACCTTTATGCTGTGGACCTGGAAGAGGGCTACAGGCCCGTGGGCCTCCGGAATACCAGCAggcctggggagaggaggagaggagcggtcCTGCAGGAAGACGACGATGAGGAGTTCAGTGGAATGGGAGTTACAGCCAGACCTACAACCAGCAACAGCCTTACACCACCTGCCGCTCTTAAAGTCacctacag GTGCTCCATCCTGATGAATGACACAGTCAGGTGTGATGGAGGACTCTACAAATCCCTCCAGGCCTGGAAAGACCATAAGCTCCACATCGAGCACGAG ATTGAAACCCTGCAGACGAAAATAAAGAACTTGCGTGAGGTCAAAGGTCACCTGAAGAAGGTTCGGCCTGAAGAGTGCCAGTGTAACACCCCCAATTACCTGTCCAAGAACAAAGGGATGTTCAGACTCGATGCAGGCCGCATTCACTCACTAAA CAAAATGCCCTCTAAGCAGAAGAAGCAGTGGCTGATGAAGGAGCAGAAACGTAGGAAGAAACTCCGTAAACTGCTCAAGAGGCTCCGCAACAACGACACCTGCAGCATGCCTGGTCTCACCTGTTTCACCCATGACAACCAGCACTGGCAGACTGCCCCCTTCTGGACAA TGGGTCCATTCTGTGCTTGTACCAGTGCCAACAACAACACTTACTGGTGCCTCAGGACCATCAACGACACACACAACTTCATATTCTGCGAGTTCGCCACAGGTTTCATAGAGTATTTCGATCTGAACACTGACCCATaccag TTGATAAATGGGGTTAGCACCCTGGACCGCACTGCCCTCAACCAGATGCACCAGCAACTTATGGAACTGCGGAGCTGCAAAGGCCACAAGCAATGCAATCCAGAGACAG GTGGTAAAGACAGAAACTCTTTAAGTGAATACAG GCCAGTTCATCGTCGAAAGAGGCCAAAAGTGAAGAAGCCCTCTTCCAAATCCCT AGGGCAGATTTGGGAAGGATGGGTTGGTTAA